A single region of the Triticum dicoccoides isolate Atlit2015 ecotype Zavitan chromosome 2B, WEW_v2.0, whole genome shotgun sequence genome encodes:
- the LOC119363885 gene encoding casein kinase II subunit alpha-2-like isoform X1 translates to MSKARVYADVNVVRPKEYWDYEALAVQWGEQDDYEVVRKVGRGKYSEVFEGINVNNNEKCVIKILKPVKKKKVTYLCLIWSRFNYDFSFFTFVMLIQIKREIKILQNLCGGPNIVKLLDIVRDQHSKTPSLIFEYINNTDFKVLYPTLTDYDIRYYIYELLKALDYCHSQGIMHRDVKPHNVMIDHELRKLRLIDWGLAEFYHPGKEYNVRVASRYFKGPELLVDLQDYDYSLDMWSLGCMFAGMIFRKEPFFYGHDNHDQLVKIAKVLGTDGLNAYLNKYRIELDPQLEALVGRHSRKPWSKFINADNQHLVSPEAIDFLDKLLQYDHQDRLTAREAMAHPYFLQVRAAENSRTRVQ, encoded by the exons ATGTCAAAGGCCAGGGTCTACGCCGACGTTAACGTGGTGCGCCCCAAGGAGTACTGGGATTATGAGGCCCTCGCCGTCCAGTGGGG TGAGCAGGATGACTATGAAGTTGTGAGGAAAGTTGGAAGGGGCAAATACAGTGAAGTCTTTGAAGGTATCAACGTCAACAATAATGAGAAATGTGTTATTAAGATCCTGAAGCCTGTGAAGAAGAAGAAGGTAACTTATCTGTGCCTTATATGGTCACGGTTTAACTATGATTTTAGTTTTTTCACGTTTGTCATGCTTATCCAGATCAAAAGAGAGATCAAAATACTACAGAATCTCTGTGGAGGTCCAAATATTGTGAAGCTGCTTGATATTGTCAGGGATCAGCATTCAAAAACACCAAGCTTGATCTTTGAATACATCAATAACACAGATTTCAAAGTGCTATATCCGACACTGACAGATTATGACATTCGCTATTATATCTATGAGTTACTGAAG GCTTTGGATTACTGCCATTCACAAGGCATTATGCACCGAGATGTGAAGCCTCACAATGTTATGATAGATCATGAGCTTCGAAAACTCCGGTTAATAGACTGGGGCCTTGCTGAATTCTACCATCCTGGAAAGGAGTATAACGTTCGTGTTGCATCAAG GTACTTCAAGGGACCTGAGCTTCTTGTTGACTTACAAGATTACGACTACTCTTTGGACATGTGGAGTCTTGGCTGCATGTTTGCTGGAATG ATATTCCGCAAGGAACCATTTTTCTATGGCCATGACAACCATGATCAACTTGTTAAAATTGCAAAG GTACTTGGAACAGATGGGCTAAATGCTTATTTGAACAAGTACAGAATTGAGCTTGACCCTCAGCTTGAAGCCCTTGTTGGAAG GCACAGCAGAAAACCCTGGTCGAAGTTTATCAATGCAGACAACCAGCATCTAGTATCCCCTGAG GCCATAGATTTCCTTGATAAGCTTCTGCAGTATGATCACCAGGATAGGCTCACTGCACGTGAAGCTATG GCACATCCATACTTCCTCCAGGTGAGGGCTGCCGAAAACAGCAGGACTCGTGTGCAATAG
- the LOC119363885 gene encoding casein kinase II subunit alpha-2-like isoform X2 gives MSKARVYADVNVVRPKEYWDYEALAVQWGEQDDYEVVRKVGRGKYSEVFEGINVNNNEKCVIKILKPVKKKKIKREIKILQNLCGGPNIVKLLDIVRDQHSKTPSLIFEYINNTDFKVLYPTLTDYDIRYYIYELLKALDYCHSQGIMHRDVKPHNVMIDHELRKLRLIDWGLAEFYHPGKEYNVRVASRYFKGPELLVDLQDYDYSLDMWSLGCMFAGMIFRKEPFFYGHDNHDQLVKIAKVLGTDGLNAYLNKYRIELDPQLEALVGRHSRKPWSKFINADNQHLVSPEAIDFLDKLLQYDHQDRLTAREAMAHPYFLQVRAAENSRTRVQ, from the exons ATGTCAAAGGCCAGGGTCTACGCCGACGTTAACGTGGTGCGCCCCAAGGAGTACTGGGATTATGAGGCCCTCGCCGTCCAGTGGGG TGAGCAGGATGACTATGAAGTTGTGAGGAAAGTTGGAAGGGGCAAATACAGTGAAGTCTTTGAAGGTATCAACGTCAACAATAATGAGAAATGTGTTATTAAGATCCTGAAGCCTGTGAAGAAGAAGAAG ATCAAAAGAGAGATCAAAATACTACAGAATCTCTGTGGAGGTCCAAATATTGTGAAGCTGCTTGATATTGTCAGGGATCAGCATTCAAAAACACCAAGCTTGATCTTTGAATACATCAATAACACAGATTTCAAAGTGCTATATCCGACACTGACAGATTATGACATTCGCTATTATATCTATGAGTTACTGAAG GCTTTGGATTACTGCCATTCACAAGGCATTATGCACCGAGATGTGAAGCCTCACAATGTTATGATAGATCATGAGCTTCGAAAACTCCGGTTAATAGACTGGGGCCTTGCTGAATTCTACCATCCTGGAAAGGAGTATAACGTTCGTGTTGCATCAAG GTACTTCAAGGGACCTGAGCTTCTTGTTGACTTACAAGATTACGACTACTCTTTGGACATGTGGAGTCTTGGCTGCATGTTTGCTGGAATG ATATTCCGCAAGGAACCATTTTTCTATGGCCATGACAACCATGATCAACTTGTTAAAATTGCAAAG GTACTTGGAACAGATGGGCTAAATGCTTATTTGAACAAGTACAGAATTGAGCTTGACCCTCAGCTTGAAGCCCTTGTTGGAAG GCACAGCAGAAAACCCTGGTCGAAGTTTATCAATGCAGACAACCAGCATCTAGTATCCCCTGAG GCCATAGATTTCCTTGATAAGCTTCTGCAGTATGATCACCAGGATAGGCTCACTGCACGTGAAGCTATG GCACATCCATACTTCCTCCAGGTGAGGGCTGCCGAAAACAGCAGGACTCGTGTGCAATAG